Genomic segment of Panicum virgatum strain AP13 chromosome 9N, P.virgatum_v5, whole genome shotgun sequence:
CATGTTTGGCACATTAGCATAGCAACGTAACAGGTATTTGATCAGGATTAGAATCAGGTAGGTATATGTGCACCATTGTCTGTCATTCACATCATATGAAAGTCAACACCTTGGCTCAGTGTAAATTCTGGACAGCTCGTGTTTCATGTAATGGAGAGTGACATGACAGCGTATCAAGTATCATACATATGAACTTATACACACACAATGAGCTTTATGTACAAGAAAGCTAGACATATCCTTTGTATACAGATACACAAGTGGAATAAAATTAATTGTCCATGTCTCAGTTTATCGCTGATCTGAGACATGGATCAACACTGAACAATTCATGACTATACAGATGAAATGCTTCAGCTAAGCTGAACAGATCCCAGTCCTTGATCCTTTTTGCAACAACCAAACAATGAGCGGATCCAGGCCCAGAAGCTCCTCTTATCTGTTTCCTTCCGGCTTGCTTCCCTTGAAGCAACCATATTCTTCATATAATTAACCACCTCCTGACATGTACAAGAAACATCATTCAGTCAGTGAAGGACAAAAGTTAGCAAATACGGGAGAACAACACTGCATTGCATACCTGAGCTCCTAATTTCACAACTTCTTTAGGTGGTACTTCCAGTGGAGTTTCATCAGCAAGAAATACGCGTAGTTTTGAGAGGTACCTGAACGAGTCTGGTAGTATTCGTATCTGGTTACTACTGATGTCCAACTCCTCTAGCATCTCGAGTTCCCCTATCGATTTCGGCAGTGCTCTTAAGTCAGAAAAGTTCCTGCTGACGTTCAACTTCACAAGGCTGGCCGCAAAGCAAATGTTCTCAGGGATCATTTCAACTTCATTGAAACTGACATCCAGCTCTCTCAATCTGGTAAGTTGGCCGATTGTTGTGGGCAGGCCTTTGATTCTGTTGTAGTGTAATGTGAGGATCTCCAGCTTTTCTAACTTTCCGATGGCTTCTGGAAGGGCTTTTAGCTGATTAAAATCCAATCTAAGCTCCATGAGAGAGGTGCAAGATCCAATAGTATATGGTAGCTCCTCAAGCTCGTTCGTCTCAGCAATTAACCTTCTCAAGTTTGTCAACTTTCCTAAACAATCAGGAAGCACCTTCAACATATTTGAACTCAGGTCAAGATTTGCCAAGCTGGTGAGATTTCCAAATGATGTAGGAAGAGATTTAAGCTGGTTTGCATGCAGGTCAAGATCAATCAGGCTGGAAAGTTCCCCAAAAGTATCAGGCAGATTGATCAGCTGGTTTGCATGGAGGTCAAGCTTTGTCAAGTATCTAAGGCTACCAATTGTTGATGGGAGTGCCATGATCCTATTCTCAGATAGATCAAGCTCAGTAACATCTTGTAATTTCCCAAGTGAAACAGGGAGCCACTCAACTTGGTCCACCAGTTTTCCCCGGAGATTGAGCTCTGTAGTCCCCTTCTTTGCTGATGACTCTATAAGGCTTGCAACTTGGATAAGGCCCAGCTTTTCTGTGTCGTTAtcttcccaaaaaaaaagacattttAAATTTTAGGATAATACAAACACTGAATTTTTCATGTTACTGTGCAAAAAAAGGTGGCTCAAGTAAACACCCAAAAAACGTGTCTAGTTGTTCATCATTCGTACTCGTCTCCTATCTACTCCAATTAGTAAACTCAAACCATCAGATTTACTAAAGGCAGTAGACAgctggtaagaagaaaacaaaagacaGATATGCCTACACTAGAAAGCACATCAAAAGTCAATAAAATCAATTGACTAACTGTTCACCATTCATATTTTGGTAAGATAAATCACAGCATCTCCTATATATTAAAATTAAGCAAGTTGGCACCATCAGATTGAGTAAAGACATGCCACAGAATATTGGTACAAGTAGCCAAAAAT
This window contains:
- the LOC120688105 gene encoding plant intracellular Ras-group-related LRR protein 5-like codes for the protein MTPATAEVVEELTRLYRELPPRPAVEELEAAAAVLASADAEEEARLAEVDGAAAARAREGVPAELLDVLREARRNAIRLRALLQRKEAAHVVELERRFKVFDDLIQRASRVVSPGDGGGGGGDAAYAVDEVVEVEAKRRPELAAAVATAASEIDRGSKGGLGFETKSVSSLRRAASADNDTEKLGLIQVASLIESSAKKGTTELNLRGKLVDQVEWLPVSLGKLQDVTELDLSENRIMALPSTIGSLRYLTKLDLHANQLINLPDTFGELSSLIDLDLHANQLKSLPTSFGNLTSLANLDLSSNMLKVLPDCLGKLTNLRRLIAETNELEELPYTIGSCTSLMELRLDFNQLKALPEAIGKLEKLEILTLHYNRIKGLPTTIGQLTRLRELDVSFNEVEMIPENICFAASLVKLNVSRNFSDLRALPKSIGELEMLEELDISSNQIRILPDSFRYLSKLRVFLADETPLEVPPKEVVKLGAQEVVNYMKNMVASREASRKETDKRSFWAWIRSLFGCCKKDQGLGSVQLS